The Impatiens glandulifera chromosome 3, dImpGla2.1, whole genome shotgun sequence genome contains a region encoding:
- the LOC124932531 gene encoding U-box domain-containing protein 14-like, producing the protein MAPCCPNDIGSAVIHRSAGTSFRLWNVFPRTSFRRRITVTMCCGGASCFGGDENDLKSMSSVRKCEPECKKITGSKKLSELLSLSDPPCADIDEEVTEDVKRKVEKMRRAVQKLQHDDGLGGATDVRMLTKEDSDSRTRLALLGAIPPLVALLDSEDIDSQIASLYALLNLGIGNDANKSAIVKAGGVEKMLNIVVESPNGHSKQPVIEAIIANFLSLSALDSNKPIIGSSGAIHILATTLKNVDGINIIISSQAKQDSLRALYNLSLSPLNIANIVESDLIPSLVSTIGDMELSERILSILSNVVSTAEGRKAISDSADAFPILVDVLNWTDSPECQEKALYVLMVMAHRSYRDRNAMFEAGIGSILLELTLLGSTLAQNRASRMLRSLKMDKGRGRGRGGEVGGSVSAPMARSLWTASAEEEEEKKRGRKEERRAVKNLVYQSLMNNMRRIVKRANLTVDFVHSDRLKVLSSSASSSMSLPF; encoded by the exons ATGGCTCCGTGCTGTCCCAACGATATAGGATCAGCCGTAATTCACCGCTCCGCCGGCACTAGTTTCCGTCTTTGGAATGTTTTTCCCCGTACCTCATTTCGCCGTAGGATAACCGTCACTATGTGCTGCGGAGGCGCTTCATGCTTTGGAGGAGATGAGAACGATTTAAAATCGATGTCGTCGGTGAGGAAATGCGAACCAGAGTGTAAGAAGATAACCGGATCGAAGAAGTTGTCAGAGCTTCTGAGTCTGTCCGATCCGCCGTGTGCTGACATTGACGAAGAAGTGACGGAGGATGTGAAGAGGAAGGTGGAGAAGATGCGGAGAGCGGTACAGAAGCTCCAGCACGACGACGGTTTGGGCGGTGCGACCGACGTGAGGATGCTGACAAAGGAAGATTCCGATTCGAGAACGCGTCTCGCATTGCTCGGAGCGATTCCGCCGTTAGTGGCGCTACTTGATTCCGAAGATATTGATTCTCAAATCGCCTCTCTCTACGCTCTTCTCAACCTAGGAATCGGAAACGACGC GAACAAATCAGCAATTGTTAAAGCTGGAGGTGTTGAAAAGATGCTAAACATCGTCGTTGAATCTCCAAATGGGCATTCAAAACAACCGGTTATAGAAGCAATCATTGCTAATTTCCTGAGCCTGAGCGCTCTGGACTCAAATAAACCCATAATTGGTTCATCCGGCGCAATCCACATTCTAGCGACGACCTTGAAGAACGTGGAtggtattaatattataattagttcTCAAGCAAAACAAGATTCCCTGAGAGCACTCTACAATCTGTCACTCTCACCATTAAACATAGCAAACATAGTAGAATCCGATCTGATTCCCTCTCTGGTGAGTACAATCGGGGACATGGAACTCAGCGAAAGAATCCTGTCAATTCTGAGTAACGTCGTATCCACAGCAGAAGGGCGAAAAGCGATAAGCGATTCGGCGGACGCGTTCCCCATTTTGGTGGACGTGTTGAATTGGACCGATTCCCCTGAATGCCAAGAGAAAGCACTGTACGTTCTGATGGTCATGGCGCACAGATCTTACAGAGATAGAAACGCGATGTTTGAGGCAGGCATTGGTTCGATTCTGCTTGAGTTGACCCTTTTGGGAAGCACATTGGCTCAGAATAGAGCGTCAAGGATGTTGAGGTCTTTAAAAATGGACAAAGGGCGTGGGCGTGGACGTGGTGGAGAAGTCGGAGGGTCGGTTTCGGCTCCAATGGCGAGAAGCTTGTGGACGGCATCTgctgaggaggaggaggagaagaagagagGAAGGAAGGAGGAGAGGAGAGCGGTGAAGAATTTGGTTTATCAGAGCTTGATGAATAACATGAGGAGGATTGTGAAGAGGGCTAATTTGACAGTGGATTTCGTCCATTCTGATCGTTTAAAGGTCCTATCTTCTTCTGCCTCTTCTTCTATGAGCTTaccattttaa
- the LOC124928952 gene encoding cytochrome b561, DM13 and DOMON domain-containing protein At5g54830 has protein sequence MARALPLFVFLLFLWFTFGYSDPGYNCSKTNTSFIGYKSEFVMVQHQLRGFFELIDDCSFKVTQFDMLQGADAYWWGAGGDDFGNLTSGFVISDMKLNTTYKNETFVVKLMENITWDNVKVVGVWDIPFASDFGHVVLDSSLRNGSNDSVPSAPASGNLSNWGFEQPTMFDNCKVLTDNFRVRWTLHASDNLIDIGLEAAIGVQNYLAFGWSDPSLSSDLTPNADITVTGFSEEGMPFADDFFVTKYVECTKDEDGNVQGVCPDMVYAGSDPDSVDQVNNTVLVYGHRKDGVSFVRFQKPLTSVDKKYDVPLNQTDNITTVWVIGLIKPPDSIHPYYLPQSQDAVSGHQLLNFSQNVNDCLGPLDALDKEDQEIVIADGKSPIVVTTGPALHYPNPPNPSKVFYINKKEAPILRVERGVPVTFSIQAGHDVPLYITSDPLGGNATLRNMSEIIYAGGYEAQGVQASPMELEWAPDRNTPDQVYYHSVYTQKMGWKVQVVDGGLSDMYNSSVILDDQQVTLFWTLSENSISFAARAERKSGYLAIGFGTGMVNSFAYVGWIDGEGKAGVSTYWIDGKDASMIHPTYENLTYVRCKSESGIITLEFTRPLDPSCKRNEKPECKNIIEPTTPVKVVWAMGTQWSEENLSERNMHSATSSRPVRVHLMRGSAEAEEDLRPVLAVHGFMMFLAWGILLPAGILSARYLKHLKGDGWFQLHVYLQYSGLAIILLGFLFAVAELQGLHFESFHVKFGMFAIMLACIQPLNAYIRPKKPEGEQVSSERVLWEYVHLYVGRSSIFAGAVALISGLKQLGRRYNDEDVHGLTLALIGWISMGCLIVVYLEYRERRRSRERIVARNNWVFGNVDEDVDLLHPGRTFSEKETDSSQRMEIQLEPLSR, from the coding sequence ATGGCAAGAGCTCTTCCGCTCTTCGTTTTCCTTCTATTTCTTTGGTTTACTTTTGGCTACTCCGATCCAGGCTACAATTGCTCCAAAACTAACACTTCATTTATTGGTTACAAATCCGAGTTTGTAATGGTTCAGCATCAGCTTCGAGGTTTTTTCGAGTTGATTGATGATTGTTCTTTTAAGGTTACCCAATTCGATATGCTTCAAGGGGCTGACGCCTACTGGTGGGGTGCTGGTGGGGATGATTTTGGGAATTTAACTAGTGGGTTTGTTATATCTGATATGAAGTTGAATACAACTTACAAAAATGAGACCTTTGTTGTCAAGTTAATGGAAAATATTACCTGGGATAATGTTAAAGTTGTTGGTGTTTGGGATATACCCTTTGCGTCTGATTTTGGTCATGTTGTTTTAGACAGCAGTTTAAGAAATGGTTCAAACGATTCTGTCCCTTCAGCTCCGGCCAGTGGTAATTTGAGCAATTGGGGTTTTGAGCAGCCAACTATGTTTGATAATTGTAAAGTGTTGACAGACAATTTTAGGGTTAGATGGACATTACATGCGTCTGATAACCTGATTGACATTGGGTTGGAAGCAGCCATTGGAGTTCAGAATTATTTGGCCTTTGGCTGGTCTGATCCTAGTTTGTCTTCGGACCTTACCCCTAATGCTGATATCACAGTCACCGGATTCTCAGAAGAGGGCATGCCTTTTGCCGATGATTTTTTTGTAACAAAATATGTTGAGTGTACAAAAGATGAGGATGGCAATGTTCAGGGAGTTTGTCCCGACATGGTCTATGCAGGGTCTGATCCCGATTCTGTTGATCAGGTGAACAACACAGTATTGGTTTATGGTCATAGGAAAGATGGTGTCTCGTTTGTTAGGTTTCAGAAGCCATTAACGTCGGTTGACAAGAAATACGACGTCCCACTGAATCAGACCGACAACATCACAACAGTTTGGGTTATCGGATTAATCAAACCCCCAGATAGCATTCACCCTTATTACCTCCCACAGAGTCAAGACGCCGTTTCTGGCCACCAGTTACTTAATTTCTCCCAGAACGTGAACGACTGCTTAGGACCCTTGGATGCATTAGACAAAGAGGATCAGGAGATAGTCATTGCCGATGGGAAGTCTCCTATCGTCGTCACTACTGGCCCTGCACTTCATTACCCAAACCCTCCCAATCCATCTAAAGTCTTTTACATCAACAAGAAAGAAGCTCCTATACTGAGAGTGGAGAGAGGTGTCCCTGTTACGTTTTCGATACAAGCAGGCCATGACGTTCCTCTATATATCACTTCCGACCCACTCGGTGGAAACGCGACCCTGAGAAACATGTCGGAGATTATATACGCAGGCGGATACGAAGCTCAAGGCGTCCAAGCAAGTCCGATGGAGTTAGAATGGGCGCCCGATAGAAATACGCCTGATCAAGTTTACTACCATTCGGTCTACACTCAGAAAATGGGCTGGAAAGTTCAAGTGGTGGACGGGGGATTGTCAGATATGTATAACAGCAGTGTCATTTTAGACGACCAACAAGTTACGTTGTTTTGGACGTTATCGGAGAATTCAATATCGTTCGCAGCTCGAGCCGAGAGGAAAAGCGGTTATCTCGCGATCGGTTTTGGTACGGGAATGGTGAACAGCTTCGCGTACGTTGGTTGGATCGACGGAGAAGGAAAGGCCGGCGTCAGTACATATTGGATCGACGGTAAGGACGCTTCCATGATTCATCCGACGTATGAGAATTTGACTTATGTGAGGTGTAAATCGGAGAGCGGGATAATTACATTGGAGTTTACTCGGCCTTTGGATCCTTCGTGTAAGAGGAACGAAAAGCCGGAATGTAAGAACATAATCGAACCGACGACCCCGGTTAAGGTCGTTTGGGCGATGGGTACTCAGTGGTCGGAAGAGAATTTGAGCGAGAGGAATATGCATTCGGCGACTAGCAGTCGACCGGTGAGAGTTCATCTCATGCGTGGCTCAGCGGAGGCAGAAGAGGATCTTCGGCCGGTTCTAGCTGTTCATGGCTTCATGATGTTTCTAGCTTGGGGGATTCTTCTTCCGGCTGGAATACTATCGGCTAGATATCTAAAACATCTTAAAGGGGACGGTTGGTTTCAGCTTCATGTTTACTTGCAGTACTCTGGATTGGCTATTATTCTGCTCGGCTTTCTTTTTGCTGTTGCTGAGCTTCAAGGTCTTCATTTCGAGTCCTTTCATGTTAAATTTGGAATGTTTGCTATTATGCTAGCTTGCATACAGCCTTTGAATGCGTACATACGGCCCAAGAAGCCTGAAGGCGAGCAGGTTTCTTCAGAAAGGGTGTTATGGGAGTACGTACATCTCTATGTTGGAAGATCTTCAATTTTTGCTGGTGCAGTTGCTCTTATTAGCGGTTTGAAACAACTTGGACGGAGATATAATGATGAAGATGTCCATGGGCTGACTTTGGCTTTAATTGGTTGGATATCGATGGGCTGTTTGATCGTAGTGTATCTGGAATACCGAGAGAGGAGGAGGTCGAGGGAAAGAATTGTGGCTAGAAACAATTGGGTATTTGGAAACGTCGACGAGGATGTTGATCTTTTACATCCTGGTCGAACTTTTTCTGAGAAAGAGACAGATTCATCCCAGCGAATGGAGATTCAACTAGAACCGTTAAgcagataa